One stretch of Haladaptatus sp. R4 DNA includes these proteins:
- a CDS encoding ABC transporter substrate-binding protein, which translates to MASRDRLTDRRNFLKAAGGAAAAATLAGCIGGNTGDDDSSTSDGNGGGDNTDNGNGGDKSGTLTYTRGSGSGSLDFQNTTSGEAAKVTNQIYDTLIAFKPGKTSLTEGLATNWKVDGKTVTLDLRKNVKFHNGETFTADDFVASYRRFVDTDYKYYPGKKYASSYGPYTLGVIEDVKAKSDNELEITLEKKYAPILPNLAMFVSAVHSKKAIEEKGKDLKSDPVGTGPFKFKNWDTNNNRIRLEKNDDYWGDGPYVDEVVFTVVGSNTSRAQTLDTGNADIIDGLGAQSSKQVKQSGNAELVSAAGINVGYMAFNMAKVKPFRKKKVRQAISYAINTKAIVNTIFDGIAKEANQPIPESVMGYNDSISPYEHNPEKAKKLLKEAGYGDGFSFELATFKNPRTYNPSPIQAAQTVKSNLHQVGIEVTIHQQAFDPFLDYTSSGKHDACFLGWMTDNADPDNFYYALLHPGVSIDKVPKGQDWVSFDAENFNTLNVAGWANTDFMKLVEDAQVTYDNATRKKKYKKAGKLAHDEAPWVFMDHAKDLRGVHNRVSGFELAPISGPFLRLVKLN; encoded by the coding sequence ATGGCGTCACGCGACAGATTGACTGACAGACGTAATTTCCTCAAAGCTGCTGGTGGTGCCGCGGCAGCAGCGACGCTCGCTGGTTGTATCGGCGGTAACACGGGCGACGACGACAGTTCGACGAGCGATGGTAACGGTGGCGGAGACAACACCGATAACGGAAACGGCGGCGACAAGAGCGGCACGCTGACCTACACCCGCGGTAGCGGTTCGGGGTCGCTCGACTTCCAGAACACGACGAGCGGTGAAGCCGCGAAGGTGACGAACCAGATTTACGACACGCTCATCGCGTTCAAACCCGGAAAGACCTCCCTCACCGAAGGGCTCGCGACGAACTGGAAGGTCGACGGCAAGACGGTCACGCTCGACCTCCGGAAGAACGTCAAGTTCCACAACGGAGAGACGTTCACCGCGGACGACTTCGTCGCCTCCTACCGACGGTTCGTGGATACGGATTACAAGTACTACCCCGGCAAGAAGTACGCCTCCTCGTACGGTCCGTACACGCTCGGCGTCATCGAGGACGTGAAAGCGAAGAGCGACAACGAGTTGGAGATCACCTTGGAGAAGAAGTACGCGCCGATCCTGCCGAACCTCGCCATGTTCGTCTCGGCGGTTCACTCCAAGAAAGCGATCGAGGAGAAGGGCAAGGACCTCAAATCGGACCCTGTCGGCACCGGGCCGTTCAAATTCAAAAACTGGGACACGAACAACAACCGAATCCGCCTCGAAAAGAACGACGATTACTGGGGCGATGGTCCCTACGTGGACGAAGTCGTCTTCACGGTCGTCGGGAGCAACACCTCGCGCGCCCAGACGCTCGACACTGGCAACGCCGACATCATCGACGGACTCGGCGCACAGTCGTCCAAGCAGGTCAAGCAGTCCGGCAACGCGGAACTCGTCTCGGCCGCCGGTATCAACGTCGGCTACATGGCGTTCAACATGGCGAAGGTGAAGCCGTTCCGGAAGAAGAAGGTCCGGCAGGCCATCAGCTACGCCATCAACACGAAGGCCATCGTCAACACCATCTTCGATGGTATCGCAAAGGAGGCGAACCAGCCGATTCCGGAAAGCGTCATGGGCTACAACGACAGCATCAGCCCGTACGAGCACAACCCGGAGAAGGCGAAGAAGTTGCTGAAGGAAGCGGGCTACGGCGACGGTTTCTCGTTCGAGTTGGCGACGTTCAAGAACCCGCGGACGTACAACCCGAGTCCGATTCAGGCCGCCCAGACGGTCAAATCGAACCTCCACCAAGTCGGTATCGAGGTGACCATCCACCAGCAGGCGTTCGATCCGTTCCTCGATTACACCAGTAGCGGAAAGCACGACGCGTGTTTCCTCGGCTGGATGACGGACAACGCCGACCCGGACAACTTCTACTACGCGCTGCTCCACCCCGGCGTCTCCATCGACAAGGTTCCGAAGGGACAGGACTGGGTCAGCTTCGACGCGGAGAACTTCAACACGCTCAACGTGGCCGGATGGGCGAACACGGACTTCATGAAGCTCGTCGAGGACGCGCAAGTGACCTACGACAACGCGACGCGGAAGAAGAAGTACAAGAAGGCGGGCAAACTCGCACACGACGAAGCGCCGTGGGTGTTCATGGACCACGCGAAGGACCTCCGTGGCGTTCACAACAGGGTCAGCGGGTTCGAACTCGCACCCATCAGCGGTCCGTTCCTCCGTCTCGTGAAACTCAACTGA
- a CDS encoding dihydroorotase encodes MLTIRNATLPSGSRRDVRIDTDAGRISAVGSSLTESGEVVDATGKLLLPGAIDAHVHFRQPGFSHKETWETGSKSAAAGGVTTVVDQPNTNPPTVDATSFDEKAELAAESYVDYGINGGVTPDWNPDELFEKPILALGEVFLADSTGKMGIEEDLFRVAVERATDEYIVVTVHAENADLFDSDAKSRDDADAWSAYRTAEAEADAVERACKIGNDLDARLHIAHTSTPEGIDAAKDAGATCEVTPHHMLLSRDHLDELGTFGRMNPPLRSEERREEVFARVANGTVDMIATDHAPHTREEKDAGIWDAPSGVPGVETMLPLLLEQARKGNLSYERVADLTARNPSKVFGLPRKGRIEEGRMADLVFVDPDESREIRADDLHTNCDWTPFEGWKGVFPETTMVRGHIVFEDGEFGEQIGENVRA; translated from the coding sequence ATGCTCACAATCCGGAACGCGACGCTACCTTCTGGGAGTAGACGAGACGTTCGTATCGACACAGACGCCGGGAGGATATCGGCCGTCGGCTCTTCGCTCACGGAGTCCGGCGAGGTGGTCGATGCGACTGGAAAACTGTTGTTACCCGGCGCTATCGACGCTCACGTCCACTTCCGACAGCCCGGCTTTTCACACAAGGAGACGTGGGAGACCGGTAGCAAGAGCGCTGCTGCGGGTGGCGTGACGACGGTCGTGGACCAACCGAACACCAACCCACCGACGGTCGATGCGACGTCGTTCGACGAGAAAGCCGAACTCGCGGCCGAATCCTACGTCGATTACGGCATCAACGGGGGTGTCACACCCGACTGGAATCCGGACGAACTGTTCGAGAAGCCGATTCTCGCGCTCGGCGAGGTGTTTCTGGCGGATTCGACCGGGAAGATGGGTATCGAGGAGGACCTGTTTCGGGTGGCGGTGGAGCGAGCGACGGACGAGTACATCGTCGTGACGGTGCACGCCGAGAACGCCGACCTGTTCGACTCGGACGCGAAATCTCGCGACGACGCGGACGCGTGGAGCGCCTACCGAACCGCGGAAGCCGAGGCCGACGCCGTCGAACGGGCGTGTAAAATCGGGAACGACCTCGACGCGCGACTGCACATCGCCCACACCAGCACGCCGGAGGGAATCGACGCGGCGAAGGACGCGGGTGCGACCTGCGAGGTGACGCCGCATCACATGTTACTCTCGCGCGACCACCTCGACGAACTCGGGACGTTCGGGCGGATGAATCCCCCGCTCCGGAGCGAAGAGCGCCGCGAGGAAGTCTTCGCACGCGTGGCGAACGGGACGGTGGATATGATCGCGACCGACCACGCACCCCACACGCGCGAGGAGAAGGACGCCGGAATCTGGGACGCACCGAGCGGCGTACCAGGCGTCGAGACGATGCTCCCGCTCCTGTTGGAGCAAGCACGCAAAGGGAATCTCAGCTACGAACGCGTCGCCGACCTCACGGCTCGAAACCCGTCGAAGGTGTTCGGACTGCCGCGAAAGGGCCGAATCGAGGAGGGTCGGATGGCCGACCTCGTCTTCGTCGACCCCGATGAATCCCGCGAGATTCGAGCGGACGACCTCCATACCAACTGCGACTGGACGCCGTTCGAAGGGTGGAAGGGTGTGTTCCCCGAGACGACGATGGTTCGCGGCCACATCGTCTTCGAGGATGGCGAGTTCGGCGAGCAAATCGGGGAAAACGTTCGAGCATAG
- a CDS encoding lipoate--protein ligase family protein encodes MRVLRGQAETRDEDRQVTAAMLTETADTEESAVRVWTPHRQVAFGRRDTRAEKYDVAKSVARACGFEPLERSVGGRAVAYTGTTVAFAKTVPLADMRTGMEKRYAEITEDLQRAFWRLGVPAQRGEPERSFCPGDYSLQWKGKVAGVAQRVRTGAALVSGVVIVDDHGEIAGVLDPIYSALDVPFNPDSVGSIAKVDGDSDPKRVVEIIEEMLVGGADVTVEHVDRGI; translated from the coding sequence ATGCGTGTGCTGCGTGGGCAGGCGGAGACGCGGGATGAGGACCGGCAGGTCACTGCCGCGATGCTCACGGAGACGGCGGACACGGAGGAATCCGCGGTCCGCGTCTGGACGCCACATCGACAGGTCGCGTTCGGGCGGCGGGATACCCGTGCCGAGAAGTACGACGTCGCGAAATCCGTCGCGCGGGCGTGTGGGTTCGAACCTCTCGAACGAAGCGTCGGTGGACGTGCCGTCGCATACACCGGAACGACGGTTGCGTTCGCCAAAACGGTCCCGCTGGCGGACATGCGAACGGGCATGGAAAAGCGGTACGCCGAAATCACGGAGGACCTCCAGCGCGCGTTCTGGCGACTGGGTGTTCCGGCCCAGCGCGGCGAGCCGGAACGGTCGTTCTGTCCGGGCGATTACTCGCTCCAGTGGAAGGGGAAGGTTGCCGGCGTGGCACAACGGGTTCGAACCGGCGCGGCGCTCGTTTCCGGCGTCGTCATCGTAGACGACCACGGTGAAATCGCGGGCGTCTTGGACCCGATTTATTCCGCCCTCGACGTCCCGTTCAATCCCGATTCGGTCGGGAGTATCGCCAAGGTGGACGGTGATAGCGACCCGAAGCGCGTCGTCGAGATAATCGAGGAGATGTTGGTCGGTGGCGCGGACGTGACGGTCGAACACGTTGACCGAGGGATTTAG
- a CDS encoding universal stress protein has protein sequence MKVLLGIGGSDDSLTALSRTVERAVAADDELTVAILDNPESDLAKDDITEKVQAVLDDVGFDATVRDVSGDPGSRLLDIAESEGFEQIVLGGGQRSPMGKIRLGQIAEFVLLNSHVSVKLVR, from the coding sequence ATGAAGGTCTTATTGGGAATCGGCGGGAGCGATGACTCCCTTACCGCGCTCTCCCGAACCGTCGAGCGCGCGGTCGCGGCGGACGACGAACTGACGGTCGCCATCCTTGACAACCCGGAAAGCGATCTGGCGAAGGACGACATCACGGAGAAGGTACAGGCGGTACTGGACGACGTCGGGTTCGACGCGACCGTTCGGGACGTCTCCGGCGACCCCGGGAGCCGACTGCTCGACATCGCCGAAAGCGAAGGGTTCGAACAGATCGTTCTCGGCGGCGGCCAGCGCAGTCCGATGGGGAAGATCCGCTTGGGCCAGATCGCGGAGTTCGTCCTATTGAACTCGCACGTCTCGGTGAAACTAGTACGATGA
- a CDS encoding sugar phosphate nucleotidyltransferase, protein MQAVVLAAGKGTRLRPLTDEKPKALVEVAGKPILTRCFENALELDAEELVVVVGYEGKRIRKRYGASFSGVPITYVRQDEQLGMAHALLQAEPYVEGDFMCFDGDCVIRADLEPLVTRQREVGVDAVQQVEEVPTEAARVKAICDVTDGGELLGIEKEPDDPPEPSLIAVGFAVYSPSIFEACAETELSVRGEYELAESIERFVAENTMLVGQTDGWTVNVNTPAERDDAEQRLAGNR, encoded by the coding sequence ATGCAAGCAGTCGTCCTCGCCGCCGGAAAAGGAACCCGTCTTCGGCCACTCACCGACGAGAAACCGAAAGCGCTGGTCGAGGTAGCCGGAAAACCGATCCTGACTCGCTGTTTCGAGAACGCCCTCGAACTCGACGCGGAGGAGTTGGTCGTCGTCGTCGGATACGAAGGGAAACGGATTCGGAAACGATACGGGGCGTCGTTCTCCGGCGTCCCGATAACGTACGTCCGACAGGACGAGCAGTTGGGGATGGCACACGCGCTGTTGCAGGCCGAACCGTACGTCGAAGGGGATTTCATGTGTTTCGACGGCGACTGTGTGATCCGCGCGGACCTCGAACCGCTGGTCACACGACAGCGCGAAGTGGGAGTGGATGCAGTACAACAGGTCGAAGAAGTCCCGACTGAGGCGGCGCGCGTGAAGGCTATTTGTGACGTGACGGACGGCGGTGAGTTACTCGGAATCGAAAAGGAACCCGACGACCCGCCCGAACCGAGCCTCATCGCGGTGGGATTCGCGGTTTACAGTCCCTCGATCTTCGAGGCGTGTGCCGAGACCGAGTTGTCGGTGCGCGGCGAATACGAACTCGCGGAGTCCATCGAGCGGTTCGTCGCCGAGAATACGATGCTGGTGGGGCAAACCGACGGATGGACGGTAAACGTCAACACGCCCGCGGAGCGGGACGACGCGGAGCAACGGCTTGCCGGTAATCGGTGA
- a CDS encoding dienelactone hydrolase family protein — MPGENTVEIPIDSVRLDGFLDVPEGSTGVVVFAHGSGSSRHSPRNNFVADRLHEFGLGTLLFDLLTEAEDETYANRFDIGLLTDRLVAATKWLEDERGIAERRVGYFGSSTGAAAALRAAARRPDIGATVSRGGRVDLAMNALADVTAPSLFVVGGRDTDVLELNREAYDELGCEKRLEVVDGAGHLFEEPGTLEAVATVAGEWFASKLVEP; from the coding sequence ATGCCGGGGGAGAACACGGTCGAGATACCCATCGATTCCGTTCGCCTCGACGGGTTTCTCGACGTTCCGGAGGGTTCGACGGGAGTCGTGGTGTTCGCACACGGGAGCGGGAGTAGTCGGCACAGCCCACGAAACAACTTCGTCGCGGATCGACTCCACGAGTTCGGCCTCGGGACGCTCCTGTTCGACTTGCTCACCGAAGCGGAGGACGAGACGTACGCGAATCGGTTCGACATTGGATTACTGACCGACCGCCTCGTCGCGGCGACGAAGTGGCTCGAAGACGAGCGGGGAATCGCGGAGCGTCGTGTCGGGTACTTCGGATCGAGTACGGGTGCGGCCGCTGCACTGCGTGCCGCCGCACGCCGTCCGGACATCGGAGCGACGGTCTCGCGCGGCGGGCGCGTGGACCTCGCGATGAACGCTCTCGCCGATGTGACCGCCCCGTCGCTGTTCGTCGTCGGCGGACGGGACACCGACGTCCTCGAACTGAATCGGGAAGCGTACGACGAGTTGGGCTGTGAAAAGCGATTGGAGGTCGTCGATGGGGCGGGGCACCTGTTCGAGGAACCGGGAACGCTGGAGGCAGTTGCCACCGTCGCCGGTGAGTGGTTCGCGTCGAAACTCGTCGAGCCTTAA
- a CDS encoding GNAT family N-acetyltransferase encodes MSPDRRFPDEPAGPFPEPPQTFTDREGRDIEVRPFEEGDAEALVSMYVDFDPADRAQGIPPATEPRVRNWVETLTDGDGLNVIAWDGDEVAGHATLVPDGNSSYELAIFVHQGYQRAGIGSHLIRTLLGYGRQEGIDKVWLTVERWNRAAVNLYRNVGFETADAESFELEMVLRL; translated from the coding sequence ATGAGTCCCGACCGCCGGTTCCCGGACGAGCCCGCCGGGCCGTTCCCGGAACCACCGCAGACGTTCACCGACCGCGAAGGGCGAGACATCGAGGTCCGTCCCTTCGAGGAGGGGGATGCGGAAGCACTCGTCTCGATGTACGTCGATTTCGACCCGGCCGACCGGGCACAGGGGATTCCCCCGGCCACGGAACCACGGGTGCGCAACTGGGTGGAGACGTTAACCGACGGCGACGGGTTGAACGTCATCGCGTGGGACGGTGACGAGGTCGCGGGTCATGCGACCCTCGTTCCCGACGGGAACTCCTCCTACGAACTCGCCATCTTCGTGCATCAGGGGTACCAACGCGCCGGAATCGGATCGCACCTCATCCGTACCCTCCTCGGCTACGGGCGACAGGAAGGCATCGACAAGGTGTGGCTCACGGTCGAACGATGGAACCGCGCCGCCGTCAACCTCTATCGCAACGTCGGGTTCGAAACCGCCGACGCCGAGAGTTTCGAGCTAGAGATGGTTTTGCGGTTGTGA
- a CDS encoding ABC transporter permease, with the protein MISKRFVVKRLLLLVPVLLGVATFVFAILQLSPGDPAKVVAGQRASKAFVEQVRHQMGLDQPIWVQYLDFLWKALHLNLGKSYQIQKGVPVTNILLHKLPVTVELAIYGQIFGILFGIPLGVISAIKQDSATDHLTRLGALTGISVPIYWSGPLIILLFAQILHLFPPSQRIASQFSIPLVTGLITVDTLLSGNLAAFQSAVMHLFLPALVIGIYSMALISRMMRSSMLEVVRQDYIRTARAKGQGTKITMLKHGFRNALIPVITVIGIQFGTLLGGAVLTETVFGITGIGTLLVNAIEVGDFPVVQGTVLTFALLFTLVNLFVDITYSYLDPRIQQ; encoded by the coding sequence ATGATATCCAAGCGGTTTGTTGTCAAGCGACTGTTGCTACTCGTTCCCGTGCTACTCGGGGTGGCGACGTTCGTCTTCGCCATTCTGCAACTGTCACCGGGTGATCCCGCGAAGGTGGTTGCCGGTCAACGGGCGTCGAAGGCGTTCGTCGAGCAAGTTCGCCACCAGATGGGACTGGACCAACCGATTTGGGTCCAGTACCTCGATTTCCTGTGGAAGGCGCTTCACCTCAATCTCGGAAAGTCCTACCAGATTCAAAAGGGTGTTCCGGTCACGAACATCCTCCTGCACAAGCTTCCCGTTACCGTCGAGCTAGCGATTTACGGGCAGATATTCGGCATCCTGTTCGGAATCCCGCTCGGCGTGATTTCGGCCATCAAGCAGGACTCCGCGACCGACCACCTCACCCGCCTCGGTGCGCTGACCGGCATCAGCGTCCCGATTTACTGGAGCGGACCGCTCATCATTCTGTTGTTCGCCCAGATTCTCCATCTGTTCCCGCCGAGCCAGCGCATCGCATCACAGTTCAGCATTCCGCTTGTCACCGGCCTCATCACCGTCGATACGTTGTTGAGCGGTAACCTCGCGGCGTTCCAATCGGCCGTGATGCACCTGTTCTTGCCCGCGCTCGTCATCGGTATCTACTCGATGGCGCTCATCTCGCGCATGATGCGGTCGTCCATGCTGGAGGTCGTCCGGCAGGACTACATCCGAACCGCCCGCGCGAAGGGGCAGGGAACCAAGATCACGATGCTGAAACACGGCTTCCGAAACGCGTTGATTCCGGTCATCACCGTCATCGGTATCCAGTTCGGTACCCTGCTCGGCGGCGCAGTGCTGACCGAAACCGTCTTCGGGATTACGGGTATCGGAACGCTGCTCGTGAACGCGATCGAAGTCGGTGACTTCCCGGTTGTACAGGGAACCGTGCTGACCTTCGCGCTCCTGTTCACCCTCGTCAACCTGTTCGTCGACATCACCTACTCCTATCTCGACCCGAGGATCCAACAATGA
- a CDS encoding ABC transporter permease — protein sequence MSTQTENSETVSRGFFERLRASPFLSELLSNRLAVTGLAIIVFMLVVAIYARFTIDLDTIKQTQIGVIPSMHPPSAKYPFGTTQLGRDIFPRVLYGAWYAMLFGTVTVVASTTLGVGLGIVAAYYSDLTDNIIMRTMDVLLAFPSLLLSLALVAIFPNEWGLWRAVAALTLVYTPRFARVVRGAALKVLEDEYIDATVALGAQNARVLVRHVLPNCLAPITVQSTLNFGLAILDLAALSFLGFGGAPGTPSWGLMLSNGVKHGLFSIPSAWWWSFFPGLFLAVTVLGFNLLGDGMRDALDPRMREAVD from the coding sequence ATGAGCACACAAACAGAAAACAGCGAAACGGTTTCCCGTGGCTTTTTCGAACGCCTACGGGCGTCGCCGTTCCTCTCCGAACTCCTGTCGAATCGCCTCGCCGTCACCGGACTCGCCATCATCGTCTTCATGCTCGTAGTGGCGATTTACGCGAGATTTACCATCGATCTCGATACCATCAAACAGACACAGATCGGGGTGATACCGAGCATGCACCCACCGAGCGCGAAGTATCCCTTCGGAACGACCCAACTGGGACGGGACATCTTCCCGCGCGTCCTCTACGGGGCGTGGTACGCCATGCTGTTCGGAACGGTAACGGTCGTCGCCTCCACGACGCTCGGTGTCGGTCTCGGCATCGTCGCGGCCTACTACAGCGACCTCACCGACAACATCATCATGCGGACGATGGACGTGCTGTTGGCGTTCCCATCGCTCCTGCTGTCGCTCGCGTTGGTCGCGATTTTCCCCAATGAATGGGGCTTGTGGCGCGCAGTCGCCGCACTGACCCTCGTCTACACGCCGCGATTCGCCCGCGTCGTCCGCGGAGCGGCCCTGAAAGTGCTCGAAGACGAGTACATCGATGCGACGGTGGCGTTGGGGGCACAGAACGCCCGCGTGCTGGTCCGCCACGTTCTGCCGAACTGCCTCGCGCCGATCACGGTGCAGAGCACGCTCAACTTCGGCCTCGCAATCCTCGACCTCGCGGCGCTATCGTTCCTCGGATTCGGTGGCGCTCCGGGTACCCCGTCGTGGGGACTGATGCTCTCGAACGGCGTCAAGCACGGCCTGTTCAGCATTCCGAGTGCGTGGTGGTGGTCGTTCTTCCCCGGCCTCTTCCTCGCGGTCACGGTGCTGGGCTTCAACCTCCTCGGTGACGGGATGCGCGACGCGCTCGACCCCCGGATGCGCGAAGCGGTCGACTGA